The DNA region ACGAGGGGTGGGGTTgatgcggcgggggcggcgcgcaccaTGGCTGCGCCCCGCAGTTTAgtaagtacctacctaaATTCCGAGTGGTCGCTCCAAGCTTCTTAGGCGCTCGTTGGTAGCCCTGGAGATGTCCTACGCGCCAGGGCTCCCACTATCTATGGTACATACTACACACAGCTGCATGCAGCGGCCACGCCAGCATTCACCGACCTTCAACATCAATCCcgcccatcaccatcccATCGATACCACGCTCGACATCTCCCGGTGACGCGGTGCCCAGCTCCGCATCCGCCACCCACGAGGGATCatgccctcgcgcgcgcggccccgTCACTGAGCAACGTCGGCAGCCCCCCGCAACACCTGAGGGCGCGTCTGCCCGCAAAACAAcatcaccacctcacctTCACCCATTgtccgcgcgccgcgagcctGCCCACCGACCACGCACGTGGTTGCCTAtggacggcctcgactactccgactcggccgtcatggacgccgactcgccgcggcaggcagggtccaggccgggcgccgacgacggaccaGGCAAcagcaccggcaccagcagcagcaggcgctccCCCATGACCAAGACGAGGTCCCTGTccgacggtggcggcacgccctcgaagctctccccgtcgccgcacaTCGTCGAGGCTGTACGCCGCACCTCCAAGGACGACAGCGGCCTGCACCTCCGCGACCCCCAGACCGCTGGCCAGCAtccccagccgcccgtcacGCCGCGACGCGATCCCAGGGGCAGGGGCCACCATCACGGCCTCTCGCTCCAGATGCACGCGACGCACGCGCCTCGCCAGTTcacgccgccccccgccgcctccaaccCCTACgtcaagccgccgccgctgtcccCCAAGCTCGACCACTCCCATATCTTCGCCTCCCCGACCAAcatcctcccccgccgctcccgcggCCTTGACttctcccgcgccgccaccagcctcCACCACTCGACCCTCGCCGAGCAGTCGTCGCCCGATTcgtcgcccaccaccgccgaccGCGCTGTCAATatccccggccgccgcgactaCGGCGTCCATGGGCCCGAGCAGACGTCCACCTCGCTCTGGTCCGTCATGGGCGACCGGGACAAGATGAACATGAGCAGCTCCCTCGGCAGCAACCACGCCCTCTCCCACTCCCACCCCGCTTCTCATGCAcacgcccacgccgtcgccgtcgcctccgacTCTTCTACTACCTCGGATGACGATCTTATGGACGAGGATACGGACGAGGCCTACGTCACGACGCCTCTGGTCAAGTCGTCCGCCACCATGGGTCAGGCGCCCCCCGGCGGGCCTTTTGGCTCCCCGGCCATGAGCAGCCTCATGAGCttccagcagcgccagcgaccACGCAAGCAccccaagaagaaggtgcGCGCCCCGCTCGGGCTGGGCTTCAAcctctcggccgcctcgctgtCCAAGTCGCCCCCGAGCAGCTCCGCCCAGGCCAGGAGGGAGAGCATCAGCTGGCAGGCCAACCAGCTGCACATCTcgagcgccgaggccgaggacggcggccgctccagcgagggcgacgccggccaggagACGCAAAAGGGCGTCGTtcgccgcgccgtcaccCGCCGGGGCAACCTGCTGGTAAATCGCATCGTCCGCTTCGGTGCGCTCCGCTCGTGCTGACGCCTCGCAGCCCAAGACCAAGACGTTTGCCCGCATACGCGCCGCCCTACTCGAAGagggcgcgcccgccgaagccgagacgcgccgcgaggccgaggtggtCAAGCAGGTCCGCGAGAGCGACATGGACCTCGAGCCGCGCATacccgcccacgccgacgccgccgttgctaGCACGCTGTCGTCGCCAAACATGGCTAACATGGACGCCGACATCCCCGAGGAGGAcatgggcgaggcgacgggcgcctTCAAGCACCAGGCCACGAAAAAGTCCAAGGGCAAGAACTTTTGGGACACCTTTTCAGAGTCGAGCAGCCGCAccacaccgccgccctcgtcgtttCTGCCGCGGGGCTCCTCGTCTGGCGTGAGTGAGGACGCGGCCATGGactcgccgtcgctcgccgGCCCAGGGCAGGTATGTATCCTCGTCTAGAGATCTGGGACCTGCGCATGCGCTGACGGCCACCGTAGGGTTCGCAGAGCGGCAGCAACTCGGgtcccagcgccgccgagatcaCGCGCCGCATCAACAAcaagcgccgccgtgacgacgacctcgaccccATCAGCTTCAAGCGGCGGGCCGTCAGCCCGGGCATGAGCGTGCACAACTCGCCCGTGCCGCAGAGCCCGATGCAgcgcgactcggcggcgtggggctcgcggcccggcagcacgggcggcgacaagggtAGCAGCGCGCCTAGCGACACGGGGAGCAACGGCGGGACGCCCGCCAACCCGCCCGGTCGGCTCAACAGCAAAGGCAGGGTGGGCTTTCAGGGCATGGTGGACACCAACGACGGCATCATGCGTATGAGCATCGAGTAGGATCAGCATGGGGATGTGTTGCGTTGTGAGTATTGAGTAAGGGGAATGAATGCAGGGGTAAGGCTTGATGAGGACGAGTATAGGGGCACGGCAGACGTGCTGTACGGCAAGCATTGTTGCACGGCGAGCATCGACGGGAAGGGGGACCGTGTTGTATGGTGAGCATTGAGAAGGGGTCGGCACGGGGACGTGGCATTGTGAGCATCGATTATTGCATGGGGAGGTCACTTGTTGGACGGCCTCGTTGGCGTTGGGAAGGGGCGCTGGGGCGTTTGTCACGGAGCATCTGCACATCACTTTTTCATGTAGCACGTGTACGGCGGGCCAGGTCATAACTCATTAACATCGCTGCTCGCCGCTTCTGGTATATTTAAACAACTGCCGCGGATGCACGCGCCAAGAATGAAcagccagcgtcgtcgtcctagtagcccgcccacccccccccggaCTCAGTGTCCCCGCGCCGGGCGTcaaaaaggaaaaagaaaaaatCACCCCAGAGCCTCGCCTGGCCTCGCCTGACCTCGACTCTCCTCGTATCATGCAAAAGGACGCTACTACTCACtggtcggccgcgacggacccgtcctcggccggcacCTGCAGCGTGCCGagcttgtcgtcgagccaccgcgcgaggtcgccggcgtggcggcgcatggcaacgacggacgcggcgccgacgctctcgaggctggtggtggtctggccgccggcgctgacgAGGCTCTCCACCTCGCTGGggctgccggcgaggaggtcgcCGTTTTCTTGagcgttgttgttgttgttgttgtggtggtgactgtgttgttgttgttgttgttgctggtgttggtgttggtgttgttggtgatgatgataattgtggttgttgttgttgttgttgttgttgttgttatgGTGGTGCGGGCGGTCGGATGGGTGGTAGTCGTGCGCCGagggcccgacggcgacgaagagcaggccgcagcgcaggcgcctgatgatgacggtgccgccgctgagctgcacggtgatggtgacgggcttgacgggcttggtggcgctgcgtctccgcgagcgggcgcgggtctcgggctcgtcctcgtcgttgtcgtcgtcctcggagccgtgctggtggtggtgccctgctcccccgcggcggcggcgcgttcTCGCAGTATGGTGGAGGAGCCCGCGGTTCGCCGCACCGCGCACGccctcgttgtcgtcgtcctcagTTACgctgtcatcgtcgtcgtcatcgcggaCGGGGGAGCTCGCGCCGGGGTCGACGGGGGTGCGCGCGCCGGGCAGGGCCGAGGGCAGgtcgacggaggaggaggtgtggatggcgaggagggaggcggcgacggtggcgtgggtgcgcagcagggcgacgggGTGGGGGCTCgcgtgggcgaggagcttgccgtgggcggtggtgaggaGCAGCGTGGGCAGCGCGGGCGTGGTGTTTGCGTGGAGGAAGGCGTTGAGGCGCttggtgaggaggagggggggcgtcGGGCTCGCGGCCATGGTTGTGCGAAGGggtgtgtgtatgtatgtgcgtgcgtgccggtGAATGACGATGATGTTGACGGAAATGACGATGGCCGGGGgtggtcgggcgggcgggcgggcggacggcacggcgtgaagagggagggaaggagggaaggagggtgtcgtggccgcggcgcgtggGTTAGCGGGCACGAGAGAGGCTGGCGGTGACGTGCgagggtgaggtgaggttaAGGTGAGGCGAGATGAAGTGAGGTCGATGATTGACGGTGGTCACGCCCAATCAGGATGCTGCAATTGGGAGGTCCGGGCGGCCCCACCGACGGGTCCCGCCTCTgtcatcggcctcgatgcGTGGGCGCTAATAGACCTGTATCTTTCCATCTGCATCCGCGAatacatacgaagtacaaatGACCGAACACGAAACAGAAGGGTGCACCATTGATGCGGCATGGGACTTTcctgctttgctttgctctTAGTAGTGCTTTAGCTGAGTCTACATCTGCTCACCGCAACAACTTCAAagccatctctctctctcactcatCTATTCGCttcagctcgccgccatcaactcGCACCAGCAGCTTCCTCCCACGCCCGATAtccctcctcgacctgctcggcaAACGggaccgcctccgccgtcaGCAGCTTGCTGTGGGGGTCAAAgtcgagcagcgccttgacCGCGTCGCGCAGCCAGCACGAGTaccgcgccagcgccagccacgagtcgatgttgacgacggcctcgttgcACCgctgcttgcgcttctcgggcTGATGCCAGTCCGACACATCGTGCGTGCAGGCTCGCGACTCGGGTACGTGCTCGCACCCGCCCAGCACGCACCGGCAGCCCCtcagctccgccgccgcccggaggCACCCGCCCTCGCTGCACTTGGCGACGTGCACGCAGCCGCGCGACTGGCACGTCAgggcgagccgccggccgctcatcatggtgaagacgacgctgccgacggACCACAGCTCATCGCTCAGCGTGTACGCCCGCTGCGTCTGAACCTGACGTCAGCTTTTCCGGTTGGGAGTTGGGGGGGTTGGGGGGTTGGGCTATCTCTGCCTCGAACGGGATGGCCCAACTCACCGTCTTCCACTTCTCCGGGTCGCGTGCAATCTTGGGACGCgtctcctcgagcggctcCCAGCCCGTCTGGACCGTGGCCGCCACGCTGCACGGCCACGTGCCGTCCCCTCCCATGACATGCCCGGTCACGGCTGCGTCGCCGAAGCCACCCAGCTTGCATGGCCCAaaggcctcgccgccgcggggctgcTGGAAGAAGACGTTGCGCGGCTCGATGGCGCGGTGCAGGATTGGGCTCCAGGCGGCGTCTCCCGTCCAacgccggccgtcgaggcgcttgCCGTCGTGCAGAAAGGCCACGGCCCGGACAAGCGCGCGCAGGACGTGCCAGCAAAGGGCCTCGGGCAGGTGGTACAGCGTCGACTCGCACCGCACCCAGCGGAGCAGCGTGTCGAGgctcccgccgtcgcagtAGTCCCACACGAAGAAgtcgcctcccgccccggGATCCcggacgcggccgacgagcgaGACAATGTTCTCGTGGTTGAGCACCCGCGCGAGCGAGTCGTGTTGGAGCTCCAAGAGGACTGCGTTGTCCTTGgcctggcggtggtggtagtcGGCGacccggcgggcgaggaagcggccCTCGACATCGGCTGTCGAGGCCGACCACACGCCCGAGTCAATCTCGTCGACCAGCGTAAACTCTGACATGCTGACTGATGGGTTGTGTCGCGAGTAGCGAGCGCTACGAAGCCTTGCATTGCGGGCGCCTACAGGCTACGAGTCCCTTTTCACTTGGcgcgtcctggccgccgcccagtcGACTCCTTTGTTCGACGTTGATGGGCGCAGCTGCTCACGACAAAGCAGCGGTTTGTGCATCGTGGTAAATGCTCGCTCGGGCCAGTGATGTCACCGCATAACCGCGCCCTTGCCGCATAACCGCGCGGCACAATGCATCGCACGGCCGTCTATGACGCCGATAGAGAGGCGACGTagcacgtacgaagtacagtacagaCGTCGATCGTCTTTGTCGTCGAGAGTAACCGTCGATGAGCCGTTCTGAGACGACTCGCCCGCCGTAGCACATGGAGCGCCAGGGACACGCGACCGTACGACGTCGGTGAGGCCAGCGGAgacgggctcgacgtcgactgcGGACATTCCAATGCGAGGCGTTTCACGTCAATGGAGCCGTGGCggacgccgcctgcgccgatGCGGAGGGGTGGGCCCGGGGGGGTCGCAGAGGGACTGATGGGACCCGACCTTGCCGACCGTTCATTGTGCATCCATTCATGGGTACCCGCCCGTAGCGCTTACGGAGGGCGCTAAGGCAGGTACCTGTGGGCGTTGGCGGACGCATCCACACGGCGCCATTCGCTCGCCGACGTTTCAAGATGTCTGGCTGTGCGAGTCGCGATTGACAGATGACGCCACAATGGCCGTAGCGGCGactggagagagagagggacaATTGAGCGTGCGACAGGACCGACTGACCTCTTCGCGTCGATCGCAGAGGGAGCAAAGTCTCGTTTGGCGGACGGACGCACGACGCACGGCTCGAACCAACACGGTCAGACGAAGAGCCGGCATTAGCAGGCAGCGCACGGTCGACGGTGCTGGGGCGGCCAATCAAGGGCGGGAACCCCTGACGCTGGCGCAGgcccctgccctgccctgtcctgcaAATGCGCCGCGTTCAGCGGGAGGGGCGGGGCCTTTTCCATGAGGTACAGTGGGTGGTTCCACCCCAAGTGTTGGGGTGCCTCTCcggggctgctgcagcaccaaTCGCTGGCGCTATCCCGGCCAGGGTCACCACACAGCATGACAGGCAGATAGATTGATGGGGGCATCCATGCCTCATTCCATCTCCCTCTCGccaacccccccctttcgtccatccccatccatccatccatccctcgcTCGCTGATGGTGCTTGCTTGTCGGGTGCTGGCTCAATCGACATTGTCGCCATTGTCGGGCCTCGCCATCACGTTTTCTTTTCCGCGCTGCCATCATCCCACGCTCATTCCAGCATTTACACAACGCCGCTCGTTGAAAcctcccccccgccacccGCGAGCGCGTTCCTACGCACTCTGCACGATCTGCACGGGACTGCCGCGACAAGTCCCCTCTCTCCCTGCAGGGAAGATCACGCATCTCGTCTCCTCCGTGGTCTGCCGTCGTTTCGCAGCTGCATTGGCGTAGTACCAATCGCCACCTAGACGACCACCTCACGTTCTTCCCTCGTTGCCTCTCGAGACCTGCCATGCCACTATCGTAGGACCAAccccgtcaccatcatcaccctcgTTCAACAACAATTGGATTTCCCTCAACGCATCAAGTCTCTCCCCATCGCCGTCACTCGCAGGCGAGACGACGCATGACGGCCGGACCGCTCACTCATcacgctcactcactcactcccccccctctctgTCTCCTCGTTCAGACAGAGAGACACACATAACgaccacaaccaccaccacaagcCTCGACACGCCGGCCGCTGTCACCCATCATGGGCTGCCTCAGCCACAGCAGGAAGCAGACGAAGCAGGAGTTCACCGACCACAAATGGGACTACATCAACCTGGCCGACTTCAAGGCAAAGGGCTGCGGCCCGGGCTTCGTCTACGGCTACCTGTGGTTCTCGCTCATCCTCTCCATCGCCGTCTACGGCGTCGACAGCTTCACCGCCGTCAACCTGCTCGCCTTTGACCGCTGGTCCTCCAAGATCAAGCCCGCCATCCCCCTCGACGTCTCCAAGTGGATCTTCTCGGGCTGCATCATCGCCTCCTTCGTCAACCTCGCCTACGAGGGCGTCCGCGCCTTTCGCgtcatgcgccgccgcaacgtcGCCGAGTGCTACATggacagcctcgccgcccgctgggAGTCGATCCgcctcggcaagggccaggGCTGGCGCCGCTTCCTCGTCTTTGCCGAGCTGACCAAGTCCAAGAAGGGCGCCGAGTACATTGCCCTCTTTACCTACTTTAGCTTTCAATGTGAGTGGCCAGTCCCCAGTCCCAGTTCCCCAGATGTGCTATTCCACAGTCCCGAGATGCGTCATTATTCGACAGCCCCCAAATCCCCGGGTCTGCCACTGGGACGGCATGTACTGACCAGAGAAACACAGCGTGGATCCGCGTCATCGTGTGCTCCGGCCCGCGTCAGGTCGTCAACGCCCTGACGCTGCGCTCCGTCTACGTGGCCAAGCTCACCCCCACGGCCAACAGCGTCGAGGGCTCCATCGTGGGCTTCTTCGACAAGATCAAgtcgctcgccgaggaggactaCCAACAGGCCGTCATCCTCTCGGGCATGTGCTTCACCCTCGTCATCTGGGTCTTCTCGGCCCTCTACCTCCTCTCCGCGGTGCTCTTCtacgtcttcttcctcttccacTGGATcccccgcgacgacggcggcctcacCGGCTACTGCGAGCGCAAGACCAACAAGCGCCTCAccagcatcgtcaccacAAAGGTCAACAAGGCCCTCGCCAAGAGCCAGGCCAAGCGCGAAaaggccgacgccctggccatgcgcaacggcgagaagccccacctcgaccgcgccgccaccctgcCCGTGCTCCCggacgtcggcctcggcggcaaggaggaCAGCCTGCCGCAGATGCCCATGCTCGGCCGCAAcgagaccaccaccaccctgcCGGCTTACACGTCGCGCCCCGGCACGCCCAACAGCTTCGAGCTCACGGCCATGGACCAGAAGCGGCCCGTGCCCTCGCGCTCTGGCACTTCAGGCTCGTCGTACTCGTCACGAGCGCccctcatcggcgccgccgccgacatgggcTACGGCCGCGCGTCCCCGGAGCCGCCCCGGATGCCCGACCTCGACTTTGGAGgccccgtcgcgccgccgtcacgcaCGGCCACGGCTGGCTCGCAGCGCAGCTACCGTCCGGGGtacggcccgccgccggggagcgCGGGCTCGATGCGCAACTGTACCGCGACCCCCGCACCAATGGACGCGGACATGGCCTCGTACGGCCCAACAAGGACGCCCACGTCACGCTCCATCAACGCGTACGGAGGCAACCCTCCGGCCGCGCGGTCGTACGACGCCTACAACCCAGAGGCCCGGACCTACGACGCATTCGACGGCCGAGCTTccccggcgcccgccacgtATCGCGCGGGGACgcctgcgtcggcgtcgcgtgccccgccgccaatgggcgcgccgcagcagcccatgAGGAGCCTGACGGGCCAGCTTccgccgcgcgggccgccccCGCAGAGGAACATGACGGCGCCCGTACGACCTGGTGACTTtgagccgccggcgaggacaggCACCGCGCAGAGCATGCGAgggccaccgccgaggcAGGGCGGAccgggcgggccgccgaATCAACAGCGGGGGTACGGGTACGATGGAGGTTATGGGTTCTAGCGTTTGGCCAAGGAGTTGCGTGTGCACATGTACATTTCGATACCCATCCGGAGATGGACCGCAATTTACCTTTTCTGTTGCTGCGCTGATGACTTGACTTGCTCGCATGATGGCGCGATGCTGTGGCGCTAGCGCGGGGGTGTCCGGCGACTGCCAGTGGACGGGGCGTGGATGATGGTATGATTTGTAAGTAACTAACTAAcctgccgccgtccccgtccgGACCGCCGCATGTCGACCCAAGGGCGAGCTTACCCGtccgtccttgccgtccgtCCTCTCTGGGCATATATACATGCAGCGTGGCAATGGTACGCAGTATAATAAGCGCGACGGCTGGCTACTTGGCCATGCATGCTCGTgggcagcctcgacggcatcgtACTCGCGGCGCACGTgtttgagcagcagcagcagcagtagcagcagcgactacggcggcggctttggcGGCTACTTTGGCGGTAGTAGCAGGTTCGGCAGCAATTCCGGCAGCAagtctggcggcggcagcttcggcAACCTCGGCATCCACAAGGGGGGGCATCAACTACCACAGCAACTACGGCATCAACTATAACATCAACTACTACCATCAGCATCAAAcccgggcagcagcagcaaaaaaaaaagcaagcaagcaagcatgcCGGGCCGGCTAGAGACGTTCCACGCGGGGGAGGCGCACATgcgcgacgccatggccatccCGCCGGGGGAGAACCCGACGGCGGTGggcctgccggcgccgtacgcggcgcgggtggaggcgtcggcgctgctggcggtgggGACgctcgacggggcgggccggccgtggacgacggtctggtgcggcgcgaggggcctggcggcgcgggtcgccgaggacgtgctGGGCGTGAGCAGCGtggtcgacgggcggcacgaTCCCGTGTACGCGGCGCTGTGGggggagcagcaggatcagcagcagcagcttgagcagcagcaggaggagggggggataAAGGAGAAGAAAGACGCGAGAGGTGGGAGCGTGAGTAGCGGCGTGGTGCGGCccaacggcgggcgcggcaagatggtcggcgcgctggccatcGATCTGGACTCCCGCGACAGGATGAAGCTGGcggggctggtggtggctgcgTCGGCGGAGCGTATGGGCGGtcacgatgatgatgccgatggtgatgccgttggcgacgacggtggtgatggcgacggaggcgcggTCGACGTGCAGGCCGCGGTGCTCATCACCGAGAGCATCGGCAACTGCCCCAAGTACCTCAACAAAAAGGCCATAACACGGCGCTCgcccggggcggcgcggctggcgggcgcgcgcctgccgctgacggacggggcgctggcgctgctggggcgcGCCGACATGTTCTTcctgtcgacgacgacgggcgacaCCATGGACACGAACTACCGGGGCGGGGTGCCGGGGTTTGTGCGGGTGGTGCgcaacgacgaggggggCGTGACGCTGGCGTATCCAGAGTGTGAGTTGTGatctcctcgtccttctattgctcctccttctcctcctccaccctTTGCCCTCTTCCGTGTCTGTTGCATATCGAATGCGTACCTTGTACTCGAGTGCCTGATGCTACCACAGAGGTGTTGATTACCCAGATGCTGAccggagagagagagagcagacTCGGGCAACAGGCTATACCAGTCGCTGGGCaacctcatcgtcgacgcgcgcATCGGCATCACCTTCCCGGACTTTGCCACGGCCGACGTGCTGTACCTgacgggcacggcgacggtgctcgtcggcgaggcggccgcgtcgtcgctcctCCCGCGCAgcaacctcgccgtccgcATCGACGTGACGgacgcgcgcctcgtcgagggcgggctgcccttccgtggcgccgagggcgagccgtcgccgtaCAACCCGCCGCTGCGGTACCTCGTgagcgagcgcgcggcgacTGCGCCGTCACGgacgggggcgacgacgacgacgacgctgatGGCCACGCTGGTGGGGCGCGAGGTGCTGACGCCGACTGTCGCGATCTTTACCTTTGAGCTGTCGTCGTCAGGGTCTGACTCTtccgacggcggtggtggtggcggcggcaaagagGCGACGTGGCAGGCGGGCCAGCACGTCACGTTGGATTTTAGGCCGGAGCTGTACACGGGGTACTCGCACATGTACGACTCCGACCCGCAGAGAATCAACGACGACTTTGTCCGCACCTTTACCGtgtcgagcgagccgccgccgccgccgccgccgccgacgaagacgaagacggcgggggcggggacggGCAAGAGGAGGCGGTTCGAGATCACGGCCCGGCGTCACggcccggcgacggggcTGCTGTGGCGGCAGAACCTGCGGGCgccgctggagctgcgcgTGCTGGGGTTCGGGGGCGAGGCCTCGTTCCGgctgccgttgacggccgCATCAGCAGtggactcgtcgtcgtccataagcggcggcatcccccACGAGGTCGTGtacgtggccggcggcgtgggcgtgacgccgctgctggcgcaggcccgcggggaggggggggcgctgctcacctcgtcatcgtcgtcgccgcggctgcgGGTGCTGTGGacgctgcgcggcgaggacctcgggctggcggcgcgggtgtTTGCCGACGTGCCgggcctggcgggcgcgacgacgctctTCGTGACGGGGccggtcgaggccgaggcggacgtcGAGACGCTGGGGAGGCTGCGGGAGGAGATGAAGGctacggcagcggcggcggcgacgggggctgggggcggcggcggcgtggtggagacgcggcggatgcgcgaggcggacgtggcggcgctccggggcggggggcgggcgtTTTACCTCTGCGCGGGGCCgggcttgcggcggcggctggaggaGTGGCTGGAGGGGGAGAGGACGGCGTGGGAGGACTTTGGGTATTGAGGCGGTTGGTGTGGTGAATGTTGTCGTGGACTGGCTGACTCGGCGCTGTCGTGACCAGCAGGTCAGTTACCAGGTGCGCCGAGGgtgaggcaggcaggcggacggAGAGACGAGTCAGTGACGCACAAATGAGCCAGCCGTCGCACCGCAGCCACTTGACTTGTCCTCCTCGAACTCGCTCTGTGAATGGGCgatgcggcgtcgtcctTTCTTGTCCGAGGTGAATAGACGAGCGGCTGAATGACTACCTGATAACGCGATAGCCATGCTGCACGACACCACGTGGCACAGGATCGGATCATCGAGTTGACGATGCTCGCACAAGCGTAGCGAGGCGACCTTTGTCTTTACGTTTCAGATTGCTTCTGACAACGTAATTTGATGCAAGGTTTTCTCATTTAGTACCTCTGCCTTGGTGGGTTAGTAGGCTACGGGCAGGTAGCAGCACTCACTCACCTGGCGAGGAGTCGTTGGTGGCCCCTGAGTTGCTTCGTACATCACATGAATTGCGCCCTTAGTACACCATCTCGGCATTCCAAGGACTTAGTTACAGCACTGCCTTTGCGCACCATAGCGCACTGCGGAAACCACCAGCACCCGCCTCGCGGGGAGCTCCGCGCGGGCTTCACAAAGCAGCTTACAAACTGACAAGCGGCCGAACAAAAAACGGAGGCTCTATTGACTCCCCGACCGCGGGgcttcctccccctcctccctcacTTCACTGCAGACGACCTGTCTGACTCTGCACTGCGGTACGACGGCATC from Purpureocillium takamizusanense chromosome 3, complete sequence includes:
- a CDS encoding uncharacterized protein (EggNog:ENOG503NZC0), with the protein product MDGLDYSDSAVMDADSPRQAGSRPGADDGPGNSTGTSSSRRSPMTKTRSLSDGGGTPSKLSPSPHIVEAVRRTSKDDSGLHLRDPQTAGQHPQPPVTPRRDPRGRGHHHGLSLQMHATHAPRQFTPPPAASNPYVKPPPLSPKLDHSHIFASPTNILPRRSRGLDFSRAATSLHHSTLAEQSSPDSSPTTADRAVNIPGRRDYGVHGPEQTSTSLWSVMGDRDKMNMSSSLGSNHALSHSHPASHAHAHAVAVASDSSTTSDDDLMDEDTDEAYVTTPLVKSSATMGQAPPGGPFGSPAMSSLMSFQQRQRPRKHPKKKVRAPLGLGFNLSAASLSKSPPSSSAQARRESISWQANQLHISSAEAEDGGRSSEGDAGQETQKGVVRRAVTRRGNLLPKTKTFARIRAALLEEGAPAEAETRREAEVVKQVRESDMDLEPRIPAHADAAVASTLSSPNMANMDADIPEEDMGEATGAFKHQATKKSKGKNFWDTFSESSSRTTPPPSSFLPRGSSSGVSEDAAMDSPSLAGPGQGSQSGSNSGPSAAEITRRINNKRRRDDDLDPISFKRRAVSPGMSVHNSPVPQSPMQRDSAAWGSRPGSTGGDKGSSAPSDTGSNGGTPANPPGRLNSKGRVGFQGMVDTNDGIMRMSIE
- a CDS encoding uncharacterized protein (EggNog:ENOG503P7EQ); protein product: MAASPTPPLLLTKRLNAFLHANTTPALPTLLLTTAHGKLLAHASPHPVALLRTHATVAASLLAIHTSSSVDLPSALPGARTPVDPGASSPVRDDDDDDSVTEDDDNEGVRGAANRGLLHHTARTRRRRGGAGHHHQHGSEDDDNDEDEPETRARSRRRSATKPVKPVTITVQLSGGTVIIRRLRCGLLFVAVGPSAHDYHPSDRPHHHNNNNNNNNNNHNYHHHQQHQHQHQQQQQQQHSHHHNNNNNNAQENGDLLAGSPSEVESLVSAGGQTTTSLESVGAASVVAMRRHAGDLARWLDDKLGTLQVPAEDGSVAADQ
- a CDS encoding uncharacterized protein (EggNog:ENOG503P7EQ), yielding MSEFTLVDEIDSGVWSASTADVEGRFLARRVADYHHRQAKDNAVLLELQHDSLARVLNHENIVSLVGRVRDPGAGGDFFVWDYCDGGSLDTLLRWVRCESTLYHLPEALCWHVLRALVRAVAFLHDGKRLDGRRWTGDAAWSPILHRAIEPRNVFFQQPRGGEAFGPCKLGGFGDAAVTGHVMGGDGTWPCSVAATVQTGWEPLEETRPKIARDPEKWKTTQRAYTLSDELWSVGSVVFTMMSGRRLALTCQSRGCVHVAKCSEGGCLRAAAELRGCRCVLGGCEHVPESRACTHDVSDWHQPEKRKQRCNEAVVNIDSWLALARYSCWLRDAVKALLDFDPHSKLLTAEAVPFAEQVEEGYRAWEEAAGAS
- the KCH1 gene encoding Potassium transporter (COG:S~EggNog:ENOG503NY0B~TransMembrane:3 (i38-64o84-102i231-256o)) codes for the protein MGCLSHSRKQTKQEFTDHKWDYINLADFKAKGCGPGFVYGYLWFSLILSIAVYGVDSFTAVNLLAFDRWSSKIKPAIPLDVSKWIFSGCIIASFVNLAYEGVRAFRVMRRRNVAECYMDSLAARWESIRLGKGQGWRRFLVFAELTKSKKGAEYIALFTYFSFQSWIRVIVCSGPRQVVNALTLRSVYVAKLTPTANSVEGSIVGFFDKIKSLAEEDYQQAVILSGMCFTLVIWVFSALYLLSAVLFYVFFLFHWIPRDDGGLTGYCERKTNKRLTSIVTTKVNKALAKSQAKREKADALAMRNGEKPHLDRAATLPVLPDVGLGGKEDSLPQMPMLGRNETTTTLPAYTSRPGTPNSFELTAMDQKRPVPSRSGTSGSSYSSRAPLIGAAADMGYGRASPEPPRMPDLDFGGPVAPPSRTATAGSQRSYRPGYGPPPGSAGSMRNCTATPAPMDADMASYGPTRTPTSRSINAYGGNPPAARSYDAYNPEARTYDAFDGRASPAPATYRAGTPASASRAPPPMGAPQQPMRSLTGQLPPRGPPPQRNMTAPVRPGDFEPPARTGTAQSMRGPPPRQGGPGGPPNQQRGYGYDGGYGF